A part of Pirellulaceae bacterium genomic DNA contains:
- a CDS encoding arylsulfatase — protein MRLYFLLGWVLLAQVAPAPAIAADRLAGSRPNVIVLLTDDQGYGDISAHGNPIVKTKHLDRLRDQSLRFTDFHVSPTCAPTRSALLTGRHEFKNGVTHTIAERERLTLSAITLAQVLQSAGYATGIFGKWHLGDEDNYLPSARGFSETFIHGAGGIGQSYPGSCGDAPGNTYVDPFIWHNDRFVQTSGFCTDVFFRQATTWIDQQRQNAQPFFAYISTNAPHAPYTARPEDAELYRSAAPSEPLAHFYGMIHNIDQNIGRLLDQLDQWNLAQQTLVIFINDNGTALGHTVFNAGMRGAKGSAWLGGTRSSCFWRWPGTIQPADCTALAAHIDFLPTLATLGGAEITEQVQRQVEGRSLVSLLRDPQAAWPDRTLFTHVGRWPKLADPSQGKYRMAAVRTTRWSLVSPDGATHPAWQLFDLQADYAQQHNVIEQHPDVALRLSGQFEEWWQACLPQLVNENSIGPRLNSFAERYWQQFGGQPTAQDLKRMDPTQPIR, from the coding sequence GTGCGTTTGTACTTTTTACTTGGCTGGGTACTGCTCGCGCAAGTCGCGCCCGCCCCGGCAATCGCGGCAGATCGGCTTGCCGGTAGCCGGCCCAATGTCATTGTGCTTCTCACCGACGATCAGGGGTATGGCGATATTTCCGCGCATGGCAATCCGATCGTCAAGACCAAGCACTTGGACCGCTTGCGTGACCAGAGCCTGCGATTTACCGATTTTCACGTCAGTCCAACCTGTGCTCCTACGCGCAGCGCGCTACTGACAGGACGTCACGAGTTCAAGAACGGCGTCACGCACACCATTGCTGAGCGTGAACGGTTGACTCTGTCGGCGATTACATTGGCTCAAGTACTGCAATCTGCTGGTTACGCCACGGGGATTTTTGGCAAATGGCACTTGGGCGATGAAGATAACTATCTGCCTAGTGCACGTGGATTCTCAGAAACATTTATCCATGGTGCTGGAGGCATCGGCCAGTCCTATCCGGGTTCGTGCGGCGATGCACCCGGAAATACCTATGTTGATCCATTCATCTGGCACAATGATCGCTTCGTTCAAACGAGCGGTTTCTGCACCGATGTTTTTTTTCGTCAGGCGACTACCTGGATCGACCAGCAGCGACAAAACGCTCAACCCTTTTTTGCTTATATCTCGACCAACGCGCCGCACGCGCCCTATACAGCGCGACCAGAGGATGCCGAGTTGTATCGTTCAGCAGCTCCCAGCGAGCCACTGGCGCACTTCTATGGCATGATTCACAATATTGATCAAAACATCGGCAGGCTCTTGGATCAACTCGATCAATGGAACCTTGCCCAGCAGACGCTGGTCATTTTCATCAATGACAATGGCACCGCTTTAGGACACACAGTATTCAACGCTGGCATGCGCGGCGCCAAAGGCAGCGCCTGGCTGGGCGGCACGCGGTCGAGTTGCTTTTGGCGTTGGCCCGGTACGATTCAGCCTGCTGACTGCACGGCCCTCGCCGCACACATCGATTTCTTACCAACCCTCGCCACCCTTGGTGGTGCCGAAATAACAGAACAGGTTCAGCGTCAAGTTGAAGGTCGCAGCCTAGTCTCGCTGTTACGAGATCCACAGGCCGCCTGGCCTGACCGTACATTATTCACGCATGTTGGTCGCTGGCCCAAATTGGCCGATCCCAGTCAGGGGAAATACAGAATGGCTGCGGTTAGAACGACGCGATGGTCACTGGTTAGCCCCGACGGCGCTACCCACCCAGCTTGGCAATTGTTTGATTTGCAGGCGGATTATGCGCAGCAACACAACGTCATCGAACAACACCCAGACGTTGCGCTGCGGTTGAGCGGTCAGTTTGAAGAGTGGTGGCAGGCATGTCTTCCCCAGCTGGTCAATGAAAATTCCATTGGTCCACGACTGAATTCTTTTGCCGAACGGTATTGGCAACAATTTGGGGGCCAGCCAACTGCTCAAGACTTAAAACGCATGGATCCTACGCAGCCCATTCGCTGA